TCTCCGTTAACGTAATCCTGAACCACGAAATCCGTGTGATCGACCATGCCGCCCATGTAGACCGATTTGCCATTGGAAAAAGAAGCCTGGAGCGTTTCCAATCCATTGTGCCATTTCCCAACAATATAAGTGGAGTAGCCCCCTTCTTTTTCCAGAATAGCAGGTAGAATTGGCAGCTTAGCCCAGCTCCTGGACTTGTTCCCTTCAGGTAAATTCATCCAATGGAGTCCGGTCATTAGCATGGACCGACTGGCTACACAGACTGCCCCGCTGTATGAGCCGGCACAGTAGTTACGCAAAAAGCTGAATCCACTCTCAGCTAATGAGTCTAGATGAGGCGTTTGAATGTGAGGATTGCCGTGTGCTCCAATGGTGTCCGCTCGTTGGTCATCGGCAAAAAGAAAGACAATATTAGGTCTCTCTGCTGCCGTGAGGCTGAACTGAGCGAAAAATAGGCAGAGGTTTAGGGTAAGTGGCCAGGCTTTCATATCCCGAATGATCCTTAGTCCATCAAGCTTTGGCCATCAAAAAACTCTTCCAGAATTATCAAATAAGTCGGTCCAGTTTTTCTCCGACATCCGCTTTAAAGCGATCTATGAACTCCAGTGTATAGTCTTTAATCGATAAAGATGGATCTAAGACCAAAGGAGTCAGATCCATAGACCAGGTAAGGGCAGTCGCATCGTCGCTAGAGTGTGAAACAAAGTAAGTGGCATTGGCAAGTCGTCGGCCTGCGGTAGCAAGGTCGTAGCGTTTACCGCCACTGATCTGGGAATCATAAAGGGCTACCAGGGACTGGGCCATGTTCTCGTATTGGCTGCAGTCGAGAACCGATTTATCGCTATCCAACATCCAGTCCAGGTCACGCCAGACTTCGCAGCCATATACCTTCTCGGGTTTTAACGCGTCTGGAAGCTTCCGCAAGGCGGCCAACGATTTAGCTAAAACTGCGATATGCGTATCATGTTTGTCGGCTGGATTATGAAGGTACACCGTTTTAGCTCCTGCTTTCTCTAGGATCTGCACCAGGTCTTCGGTCGCGGAATCATTCGAAGTGTCCTTTATCTCAGAGGAACTATAGTCCATCTGAAATTGTGCGGCATAATCTCCAACGAATGCGGCCTTATTTTGTTCGTCAGCTCGCACCTGAACCATTTCCTCATCGGTGTAATCTTCGTAGACCCCGACACGTGAGCTTCCTGCCCCGTTGGTGACAGTGACCCCAGTGAACCATTGGTTGCGTTGACCATAACAGGCAGCAATACCGTTGTAAGCAAAGATTTCCAAGTCATCCTGATGCGCGCCAATTGCTAAGTGCGTAGTCTTGCTGAGTGCTGTATTCAGATCAGAACCATCTGGGATATAGGTTTGGGCAGTCGTCTTATTAAATTCCATGGGTTTACTCAATGGTTTTAAAATACCGAGATGCGATGAAGAGCAAGGCGCAGTTCACAAGCTTACGCAGGAGTGTAGATGACTACATGATCAAGTGGATTGTGGGCTGAAACGCAGCTCATCGCGCATGTCGGTTTTAGCGTTCGGAAGTGTATCGGTAGATGTTCACTTTTAATGAGGTTTTGAAAATAATTAGAGAGTTTTATACTAGCTCTTTTCTATTTATTTAATGCCTCCACTTGCGAAGGCGATTGAAACTTTTGAGATTAATTTTTTATAACCGGAAGGCTGGCCGCCGCTACGGCTTGTCCATGACGTTTGTCTTGTTCGTTAGGAGTTCTTAAATTTATTTTATCGGCAAATTCCGGGAACTCTTCCTGAAGGACCTGCTTTCCTTTCTCGATTATGATCTCGCCTCCCTCACCGGAAGTCACACGACCGAGAATGAGTAGGTTATGAAAATCATAAAGATCTGCATAGTGAGCGATGGAATAGCCAAAGTAAGTTCCGATCGTGTCGTAAACTTTTGGGGCTTCATCGCTCCCCCGATTCATTTCTTCCTGGAGGTATTCAAGTTGTTCAGGAAAACCCATGCCTTCCTCCACTTCAATTCCCGCATGAGGCAATAGGCGTGCCACTGTTTGTTGAGAAAAATACTGTGCCCCTACCCCAATGTCTTCAGACCATTCATCTCGATGACCGGTATCACTGTAATCAATAGGGGCAAACGCCAGTTCATTCAACCAGGGCTTGATGTGGCCATTCGGATCCACATAGCCAGCTGCCTGACTGGTGCCCATAGAAATTCCAAGCACACCATTATCGTTCATCGACATCGCTCCTGCAAGTGCCGTCACTTCGCCGTCGTTGACCACCTCAAATGGGATGCCATGCCAGCGTTCTTTCAACGTATAAAACATGCGGCGGATCTGCGTATCAAATTCATCTTGTGGAACGCCTCTAAAAATGGAGCCCACCCGAACCTCATTATTTACATAGACTCCAGCTGCGCTTCCCCCAATGGCATCGACGCGGGGAAGCTTTGATGCGGCTCGCTTCAGTGTATCCTGCACCCCCTCGATGTGATAATTAGGGTCTTTTTCAAAATAGGGATCCCATTTGATCTCTTCAGAGAACACCACTTCTCCATCGATCATAGCGGCACATTTCCTGTCGCTTCCTCCTAGATCAAACCCAATACGACACCCGTCCATGTTTCGCCCCAGAGTTACATCGGCCTCGTTTTCTTCCGGCAATTCGCCTGACGACACAAGAAGCATTTCGAAATCACGGCCATAAACTTTATCGCCCATGAAATAGTAATCGAACTCACGAGCGCCACCGGGTGCATAGATGCTTTTGAGAGATTCAAAGAGATCCACATTACCGCTTATGAAGATTTGGTATCCGCCTTTTTGCCACAGCAGAAATTTCAATATCCGCCCAATGTAATATACATTTAGCCCACGCGCTTCACCCTCATGGCGTAGAATGGAAGTGCTGAATCGGGATACGGTTCCATCTCTCCTTTTTAGTGCGATTGCGAACGGTTCGGATCCAGGTATTCGAGTACAGGCTTTTCTAAAGGCCTTATTCCACAGTGCGGCAGGCACAAATCCCGGATCCAGTACTGGAACTTGCTTCGGCGTAACTTTGAGTAATTCAGCAGTAGTCATAATGGCTAACGGTCAGTCATCGGGCAGACGATAACTAGTTATAGCACATCAGAATAAACATGATTTAGCCCAAATCTTCGAAAACTTAACAGAATCGATTAAGGGCAAAAAAATAGAGAGGAGCTAGCTTACAACAACCTAGATTTTGAAAAGAAGGAAACTAAGGAAACGAAGATATTGCAGAAGTGGAATTATTTGCCGCAAAACTGTCCTAGAATTACACACCAAGTTGTAGCCACAATCGTGAGACCGTGGACGAACTCGTCATGCAGGGTTCGACTCCGGTAAAGAAATTGGACTCGCATAAAATACCGTCATCTATGCTGTCACCAGCATGGCTTCATATACTTGGGAAATTGATAGAGGAAAGAACCTAGTTCGCAATCTCCCCCGTGTAGTAGCGCATACCAGTCGAAAAGCCTTTGGGAAACAGATCTTTCTTTTTCGCCCAAGGAATAGCCGGATCTAGAATGGTGCCAAATTGCTGATAGTCGTTGTATGGGACTGCCTCTTCTTTCCAGCGAGCCAACTCTGCTTGGTATTCTGTGCGGATAGATTCCAATGCTTTGGCTTGGGATGGATCATTAATGACATTCTTTAACTCATAAGGATCGTTCTTGAGGTCGAACAATTCTTCTCCTGGCTTAAACTCTTCACCATAGGGCCAATAAAGATACTTATGCGTTTCGGTGACGATGGTCATACAGGTAGTTCCCTGTGTACCCCATACATTGAAAAGCGGCAACGATTCTCGAACTGATTCCTCCTTGCCTTGGACGATTGGAAGGAGGCTTTTTCCGTCTATGTTGTCTGGGAATTCAACACCAGCTGCATCGAGTATGGTTGCCGCCATATCGACGTTGCCCGTGACTGATGACACTCGTCGTCCATTGCCTTTTGATTTCGAACGCGGATCGTAAATGATCAAGGGCACGCGGGCTCCTTCTTCATAAAGAAGCACTTTACTCCCCATGCCATGCGAACCGTTGAAGAAACCATTGTCGGACGTAAATATAATGAGGGTATTGTCTGCGACACCTTGGCGTTCCAATTCCTCAACAATCATACCGACCGCATAATCCACGCCATAAATCTGCTGGTGATATTTTCTTAATGATTTCTGATACTTCTCATCAGTATGATAATCCCAAACAGTGAAGCGGCCAAATTGTCTACCCATACGGCTCTGATGCGCCAAGTGCTCTCCAGCTTCTCGGCCATAGTTGGGAAGCTTTCTAAAAACGGTATCCTTGTAAACGTCGTCGAACATCGGATCGGGTTGAACGGGACGGTGTGGAGCCTTAAAGAAAATACTTAGACAGAATTTTTTTCCCGCCTTTACGGAATCCTCGATGAATTCCTGACCAGCAGCACCGTAGGCACGTGAACTGTGAGGGTATTTATCAGTAAATCGGGCGAGGTATTCGTTTTTGACCGTGTCGTAAGAGGTCTGCCCTAGGCCACCGACCCAAAAGTCAAAGTCTTCGTTGGGGATGTGGTCCCATTTATTATCTTTGCCGCCTTTGTTTGGATCGTCGACTACAGCAAAACCAAACTTCCCGCCAAATCCAGTCCGGTAACCTGCTTGCTGTAACAGTAGCGGATATGAACGACTCCATATGTCTTTCGTCATAGGCCCGTGCATGAAGTTAGTTCCAGACTTGTATTCATAGAGACCGGTCATCACATTCGCCCGGCTTGCCATGCATATAGCTGTGGTATCGTAATGTCGATCAAAGATAACACCCTGGCTACCTAAACGATCAATATTGTGGGTTTTTACATCCGGATTTCCGTAACTGGCCAAGGTATCGTAGGCTTGGTCATCGGTAAAAAAGAAGATGATGTTGGGAGTATCTGTAGAAGTTTCTGCCGTACAGGCAATCGTTAGAATTACATACAAGGATGCAATGAGGGTGAGCAATACACGGGTCATATTATTTTTCTTAGGTATAAAATAGTTACCCCAATTCACGAATCCCGGGGAACAATAAAGTCAACAACAACCAGCCGCCTGCAACACAGAGAGCAATAGCTGATACAAATATCATGATATCCCCAAATCTTCTGGTTCGAAAAGAACGACTTCCCACATCGAATCGGAACTTAATAGCCGCATAACCGAGCAGAGGGAGCATCAGGGTTTGCATCATGCCTGCGAGCATAATCCAAGCCTTGGGTTTGGGGATAAAATAAAACAAAACAAACGCGGTCAAAGGAAGTGCGACACAGAAAAATCGATGCAGTGAATAACGAGTGGTGCCGCTCTTTTTACCTCCACGTATTTGAAATACGGCATCAGCCCAGACATAGGCACTGCTGGCATTATTCACGAAAAAAGTTGAGTAAAGAACTACGACTGCGCCGATTAGAAAAATCCCTACTGCCCATTCTCCGAATACCGGCTCATACATGGCTGAAAGTGTGCGAATCATGTCCATCCCTTCCGGATGCAAGCCTGCACGTCCTAATACTGCTGCGCCCAATAAATAGAATGCCACTGTCGATATAGTATACACAGCCATCGAACACCAAGCATCCCATTTCATGACACGGATCCATCCATGGGCTCGGCTTTCCCAATACGCGTTGTCTTCTCTTTTTCCGACAAACTTTGCGTATCCTTTTTCCAAGCACCAGTAAGGGTAAAAAATTAACTCACCTGCCGCCATTCCTATGATGCCAAATGCCGCCAAGGCCGTG
This genomic stretch from Opitutia bacterium ISCC 52 harbors:
- a CDS encoding ROK family protein, which gives rise to MTTAELLKVTPKQVPVLDPGFVPAALWNKAFRKACTRIPGSEPFAIALKRRDGTVSRFSTSILRHEGEARGLNVYYIGRILKFLLWQKGGYQIFISGNVDLFESLKSIYAPGGAREFDYYFMGDKVYGRDFEMLLVSSGELPEENEADVTLGRNMDGCRIGFDLGGSDRKCAAMIDGEVVFSEEIKWDPYFEKDPNYHIEGVQDTLKRAASKLPRVDAIGGSAAGVYVNNEVRVGSIFRGVPQDEFDTQIRRMFYTLKERWHGIPFEVVNDGEVTALAGAMSMNDNGVLGISMGTSQAAGYVDPNGHIKPWLNELAFAPIDYSDTGHRDEWSEDIGVGAQYFSQQTVARLLPHAGIEVEEGMGFPEQLEYLQEEMNRGSDEAPKVYDTIGTYFGYSIAHYADLYDFHNLLILGRVTSGEGGEIIIEKGKQVLQEEFPEFADKINLRTPNEQDKRHGQAVAAASLPVIKN
- a CDS encoding divalent metal cation transporter yields the protein MIIAGSVVGSGELIATTVAGAEAGFFLLWVILIGCFIKVYVQLEIGKFTVLTGKTSLASLGQLKGWKPMGLHWIAWFAMLVFLGSIGQMGGVVGGVGQALTLSAPITEVGRANNEASDAQVRSQMAHVEGIELSDTIAVPDVMPEPGPDVYIWALIISIGTAVILYLGRYKFIEKAVTIFVVGFTIMSMVNLFMLQGTATWGISWGEFVQGLKFQLPPKVEGLYPLATALAAFGIIGMAAGELIFYPYWCLEKGYAKFVGKREDNAYWESRAHGWIRVMKWDAWCSMAVYTISTVAFYLLGAAVLGRAGLHPEGMDMIRTLSAMYEPVFGEWAVGIFLIGAVVVLYSTFFVNNASSAYVWADAVFQIRGGKKSGTTRYSLHRFFCVALPLTAFVLFYFIPKPKAWIMLAGMMQTLMLPLLGYAAIKFRFDVGSRSFRTRRFGDIMIFVSAIALCVAGGWLLLTLLFPGIRELG
- a CDS encoding sulfatase; translated protein: MTRVLLTLIASLYVILTIACTAETSTDTPNIIFFFTDDQAYDTLASYGNPDVKTHNIDRLGSQGVIFDRHYDTTAICMASRANVMTGLYEYKSGTNFMHGPMTKDIWSRSYPLLLQQAGYRTGFGGKFGFAVVDDPNKGGKDNKWDHIPNEDFDFWVGGLGQTSYDTVKNEYLARFTDKYPHSSRAYGAAGQEFIEDSVKAGKKFCLSIFFKAPHRPVQPDPMFDDVYKDTVFRKLPNYGREAGEHLAHQSRMGRQFGRFTVWDYHTDEKYQKSLRKYHQQIYGVDYAVGMIVEELERQGVADNTLIIFTSDNGFFNGSHGMGSKVLLYEEGARVPLIIYDPRSKSKGNGRRVSSVTGNVDMAATILDAAGVEFPDNIDGKSLLPIVQGKEESVRESLPLFNVWGTQGTTCMTIVTETHKYLYWPYGEEFKPGEELFDLKNDPYELKNVINDPSQAKALESIRTEYQAELARWKEEAVPYNDYQQFGTILDPAIPWAKKKDLFPKGFSTGMRYYTGEIAN
- a CDS encoding PIG-L family deacetylase → MEFNKTTAQTYIPDGSDLNTALSKTTHLAIGAHQDDLEIFAYNGIAACYGQRNQWFTGVTVTNGAGSSRVGVYEDYTDEEMVQVRADEQNKAAFVGDYAAQFQMDYSSSEIKDTSNDSATEDLVQILEKAGAKTVYLHNPADKHDTHIAVLAKSLAALRKLPDALKPEKVYGCEVWRDLDWMLDSDKSVLDCSQYENMAQSLVALYDSQISGGKRYDLATAGRRLANATYFVSHSSDDATALTWSMDLTPLVLDPSLSIKDYTLEFIDRFKADVGEKLDRLI